A single window of Actinomycetota bacterium DNA harbors:
- a CDS encoding molybdopterin molybdotransferase MoeA, with translation MSDPVASGVGGLTGTDVAARDDIVAVDAYRDRILADLEPLEPIELRLPDALGLVLAEDVVPSESLPPLRSAAVDGYAVVAADVTEASADQPVRLRVAGQVRAVPGVPPKLQPGTALAIMTGAPVPDGADTVVPAETTHQEGAVVAISVAPPPGSNIRDAGEDITAGTRLIRAGRRLRPGDIAALAALGHAPVRCYPRPRVVILSTGSDLVAPEQSPSPGTIRDSNGPMLAALVRQADAVAFWAGIVADDRRALIDAFDSNIGHADVIVTTGGVRAGAYDRVRDVLAMLGEVHAATVAIEPGGPQLYGRVRGVPVFGLPDQPASGFVSFEVVVRPALRRLQGRRDLSRPTVSARLTDAVVTRPGRRTFLRVRLRQDASGWSASLTGPQGAEAISSLLAADGLAEIPEQRTDVPSGTRVTVHLLVEP, from the coding sequence ATCGAGCTGCGGTTGCCTGACGCGCTCGGGCTGGTCCTCGCCGAAGACGTGGTGCCGTCCGAGAGTCTCCCGCCGTTGCGTAGCGCCGCGGTCGACGGGTACGCGGTTGTGGCCGCCGACGTGACCGAGGCCAGCGCCGACCAGCCGGTGCGCCTCCGCGTCGCAGGCCAGGTTCGGGCTGTGCCCGGCGTCCCGCCGAAGCTCCAGCCGGGCACAGCGCTGGCGATCATGACCGGTGCACCGGTCCCCGACGGGGCGGACACGGTGGTGCCAGCGGAGACAACGCATCAGGAGGGCGCCGTCGTGGCGATCTCCGTGGCACCGCCGCCGGGATCCAACATCCGAGACGCGGGCGAGGACATCACGGCCGGCACCCGTCTGATCCGTGCCGGCCGTCGGCTCCGCCCGGGAGACATCGCCGCGCTGGCAGCGTTAGGTCACGCCCCGGTGCGCTGCTACCCCCGTCCCCGCGTCGTGATCCTGTCCACGGGCAGCGACCTGGTCGCTCCCGAGCAGTCGCCGTCGCCGGGGACGATCCGTGACTCCAACGGCCCGATGCTGGCAGCGCTGGTCCGCCAGGCCGACGCCGTGGCGTTCTGGGCCGGCATCGTCGCCGACGACCGGCGGGCGCTGATCGACGCGTTCGACTCCAACATCGGCCACGCCGATGTGATCGTCACCACGGGCGGCGTCAGGGCCGGGGCCTACGACCGCGTCCGTGACGTCCTGGCCATGCTCGGTGAGGTCCATGCCGCCACGGTGGCGATCGAACCGGGAGGGCCCCAGCTGTACGGCCGGGTGCGGGGCGTCCCGGTGTTCGGGCTCCCGGACCAACCCGCGTCGGGTTTCGTGTCGTTCGAGGTCGTCGTGCGTCCCGCGCTGCGCCGCCTGCAGGGCCGGCGCGACCTGTCACGCCCCACCGTGAGCGCGCGGCTGACCGACGCGGTCGTCACCCGGCCGGGCAGGCGCACGTTCCTGCGGGTGCGGTTACGGCAGGACGCCAGCGGCTGGTCGGCGTCGCTCACCGGACCGCAGGGAGCAGAGGCGATCAGCTCGCTCCTCGCCGCCGACGGGTTGGCAGAGATCCCCGAACAGCGCACCGACGTCCCCTCCGGAACCCGGGTCACGGTTCACCTCCTCGTCGAGCCGTAG